The stretch of DNA AAGTAACTATACTTGGACACATTATCTCTCAAGTTTTTGATTGGGCTTGTTTTTGTGTCGGTTGTTGTTTTTACATACACAAGAAAACATGATAATTCCAACCAGTGACTATGCACTATGTAGTCAAGATTCACAATTAAACAAGTACATTTTTTCCTTAATTTCAAATAATCACACATTTTATGCTATGAAACCATTTTCATAATTACGAGTCACAAAAGGAAGAGGAAACCATTATAGTGGATATTGCTAGAGCCATGCCATACCTCTCATGTGTGTTTGTACCCCGGTAGCATTTTATAAAGGAAAAAGTACATCAGAGGTCCCTTTTCGTCCCTTAACCGGAATACtagaaatatattagaaatatatatccCTAAGCTAGTATAAACCGTTCAAAAAAATGTCCCTCAGCAGTATTTTGACTCACTTTTATGACTGGTTTTGCTATGTGATGTCCGGTGGGTCCCAtatgtcagttttttttaatttttcttcttttttttttctcttccttctctcgCTTCAtttcctctttcttcttcccctctctcctcccccgtGCATCTAGAGGACGGCGGTGACCGGAGGGGCAGCGAACGACGAGGTCGGAGCCAGTGGCCTTCCAGGAGCCACGCTTCGTGGTGCCGCTGGGTCGGCCGCTACAGCCACCGGCGGCATGCTTGCGGTCGAGGCGTGCTTTCCGCCGATCACCTCTGCCCAAGTGAACCCCACGTCGGCCCACCTCGCCGCCCCTGACTCCCCTCTAACGACTAGCGTCTCTGGTGGTGCGTGAACTCCGCAGTGACCTCGACATGGTGAGCGAAGCGTCGGCGTTGCGCGGGCAGAGGAAGCACCGCACGTCGGTGCCCTCGAAGAACCGCCGCGTCTCCTCGTCGTGCATTTTCATGAGGCCGGTGTTGCCGATGAAGGAGACGGCGGACGTCTTGTCTTGCCACGGCATCACCAGCACGACCACCCCCTCTCTAGAAATATGTGGAGAGAACCGTGCCTTGAGCTCGGCCTGGTTacgcgtatatatatatataccggtGAAAAACAGCCTTCACCGGTGACAAATACAGAGATATACGATTGGTTGTTGTAACCATAGTCCATAtacaagatgaagaagataACAAACTAGAGATAGTTCTGGTCCTTCTGGACGCTGCACGCAAGATATCTGCATGCGCTGCATGCAATCATTATCCCACGTGCACGTCAAGATCAGGTGTTAACTAATTGTTAACAAACTCTAATTTATCTCATAATCTAACACCCTCGTCGGCCTTCCGCCTCAGCAGCTCGCCCAGAGTAACGCCGTCGGCTTCGGGGATCATCCAGGCCGCGTCGCGCACGAGCGTGATCGCCGTGTTCACCGAACACCCGGCGACGTACAGGAACTGCCTCGCGTCACGTATGGCGACATGCAGGTCCTCCCGGAGGCGCGCCAGCCGGTACCACAGCCCGCCGACGAGGCGGACCCACGGGTCAAACTCGCCGGACAGGGGCGAGTTCTGGTACAGCCTGACGCGACAGTTGCTCCTCTCCGGAAAATACACCGGTGAACCCGGGAGACGAACACCAGCGTCCCAGCCCGGGTCGAACTCCACGTCCAAGAACCGCAGCCGGACGCGGAGCGTCGGGGTGTGCGTCCCGTGGCCgcggtgctcgccgccgtggaggTCGAGCCAGCCCTCCACGGGGTCTCCCGTGGCGAcgcgcgtggcggcgaggacgccCAGGgatggcggcagcggccggcgagctACACGCGGATGGCGGACGACGCACGACAGCGAGCACGTGGCCGTGGGCTATGAGCGacgggggagagagagagagagagagagaggaagaaaataGAGTgacgagagggagagagaaaaaatttaaaataatctgacacgtgggacccactagacgccacgtcagcaaaatcGGTTAAAAAATGATCAATACTGTCGAGAGATCTTTTGTGAACGGATTCTATAAGTTTATGGgtacacatttctggtatttcGGTTAAAggacgaaaaacaaactcaAGCTAAAGTTCAGGGACCTCTAATGGACTTTGTCCTTTCACAAATGACAAATTTTCATGGAAGGCCAGCTTCAACTAAAGTTGACAATCGAAGCCCATGAAGACACCGGTAGTAGGGGTGTAAGTGGACCGGTCTGTGAACCCGCTTATATGTCAATTAAGCGAGTAATCCGGTGGACAACCCGCTTAATTGGCCTATAAGCAGGTTGGCTGGCCtgcccacttacacccttaACTGTTAGCAACACATAAGTACTACTAGGCCTTCACAATTATACAATGAGAGGGGGGAGTTAAGAAAGTTAACAATACACCAGTACTTGTAATTTTACATGGCCATGGCTAATGATATCAAACATAGCatgtttgatgaaaaaaattattagtgGATTGATAGTAAGGTTGGAAAAAAAGCTTGGGCTCGTGAGCTCGGCTCGATAAAGCTTGGCTCGGCTTGGCAGCTaaacgagccgagcccgaGCCACCTTCATGGCTCGGTTCCGAATCGAACTGAGCCCGAGCCGGCTCGCGAGCCGCTCGTTTGGCTCGTCAAGCCATGTAAAATACAGTTTAGGCCACCTGGCCCATCTAAAATAGTAAATCCTAAGTACTTCGTATACTCCTGGATGGCTAGATGTCTCTCTCGGTCGGCACACATGACACACGCATCGAATCGAGGGGCGAGACCGAGGAGTCGAGGGCAGGAATTGGAAGGAGGCGGCAAGCCCGTAGCAGAacaagccagctcgagctggcttgaGCTTtcaaacgagccgagccgagctagcattttttGCTCGTTTTCACAACTGAGCCGAGCTAAGCCAAACCTCCTCTTGACCGAGCTTTCACGAGCCAAGCCGAGCTTGGCTCGGCTTTGGCTCATTTCCAGCCTTATGCTAATAGATTTAATTAACTCTATCAGATCacttgtaaattttataaactcTATTGGAGTACCCCtccattttaaaacatatagcgtactttgttttgttagaataagtgtttgACCAAATTTCTTATGACAATTATATTAGGATATAATTGTTATCACACAAAATTAACATTATTACcgtatttaaaattattttcttatgatttttttatgttgcaTAAGTAATCTTTAGTTAAACATTTTGtcttaaagaaacaaaacatatgttatatatttgaaatggagggagtaattgatATGCACATTTATTATATAGATTATCTTTTGATTGCATAATCGGGCGTGATTTCCTATGGATGGGAGGGGGGATTTCATTgcaaaacaaatcacaaattGATATGCACATTTATTATATAGATTTTCTCATTATTTCCATTAATGAATAGATCTTTTAATTGTATCTATATAAAAGGAGTTCCGTACGTAGCCATGAAGCTCCTGCATCTCAAGATGTCTAATCACAGCCTAGGAATATTTTCTATCCTTGTTATCTATGCCATGTTTGTTGCCCATAAAATACAGAGCGAAGGATTTCACCTGACCAACCAAGATGTGAACATGGTAGggaaaagttatattttacttataattgTTTCCGTCATGAACTtccatcatttttattttgagtcTTTGACATGAACATGGGTGCGAACTCGTTTCCTTAAGATGGCAGAGGATGTCAAATTGGAATTTGCAATTTGTTTTGATGTATATTCAAGAATAATTTTGGGTTGGTGAGGACTTCAGTTCAATTTAATTTTCCCGGCCCTGAAGTGATGGAGTCcttatctatctatctatctatctatgtatctatctatctactCCTTTTAGAATATATGACTTTTAGTCATATATAtctaattcatataaataaatttagacatatataaattatatatatttatcaatgaatAAATCTAAGCTACGCTATATATTCAttcaatatgaaacggagctAGTATATATCTATGTTTGTTTGTCTATCAATCTAGATACAATATAATAAGAAATACATGGCTTCGTTTCAAAATCAGAGTATGAGGAAAATTAACCAAGGGTTAGTAAATAAGTATGGCTTAAaatttccttttcattttcagACATGGTTTGGAAATGATTTGCATCCAAATGTTGGTTATGGCGGAAAATCATATGTAAGCATGTTCATTTTCTTGCCCCTTACAGAAGTtctattttatgaattttttcttttatttattatttttgctcgTTTAATTTGCAGGATGCCCTGCATGCAACATATGAGGGGAGCTACTTCGGGTTTGTTACCACAATGGATGTGTATGGATTTCAGATTAATAATGGCCAAAGAATCGTGTCATCAATATGGATTGTTAACAGAGGTGGCAATGACGGAGATGAAAAGAATGAAATTATGATTGGATGGCAGGCAAGCAATTTTCTCCTTAATTATTTCCCATCTCCAGCTGACCTCCTTGCAAAAAGCCAGCGATCTTCCATCGCATTTACGTTCGGTTCATTTTCAGCATTAACCATATTAATTGTATTTCTTTCTAGGTTTTTCCTCAAATGTATGGTGATTCAAACACCCATTTCTTCACTCATTGGACGGTATGATtttcctaaaatttatatatagcccaaacatatatatgtgactTCTCAAACATGCATGAGTTttgacctttttttaaaaaaaattgcattcgAAACAGAGGGACTCGACACGAACTACAGGGTGCTACGACATGAAATGCCCAGGTTTTGAACTCACACCTGGATCCCCATTAGCTCCCGGCGATGTCATACGCCCAGTATCTGATGTCAATGGAGCACGGCAGAAGATCACAATCAAAGTGTTCAGGGTACATGATTCACTTCGACTTATATTGTTAGGCATATGTAAATAGGGGATGACTCCAGTGTATTGTACTgctagtagaatttaatccatatcaTTGATCTTTTTATCGAacgactgtgattaaattatactaccaataatattagttgtagtagaaatttaaaagggtaatattgttctttttattgcgatctttattgcaaaaaataataattacataatagtgctaatcaagtaattaacaaagtataaatatactatttttctactgatagtataatactacaagtaaaatgcaccggagagttgcCCATGTAAATATTATTCACTAGTGCTACCTAATTGATCGAAACCAAAATACGAAACGGCACCATTATCTTTTTATCACACGTTTAACCATTGGTTCCACTAAAAAATGGCAGGACAAGCCCACGGGGAACTGGTGGAAACACTACGGCTTCAACCGCGCCTCGGCGGCCATGGGCTACTACCCGGCCAGCCTGTTCACCACCCTGACGGAGAAGGCGACCAACATCCTGTTCGGCGGGAGCGCGTTGGCGGTGGATGGGGTCCCGTCCCCTGCGATGGGCAGCGGGTCGCTGCCGTCGATCATGTCCGACAGGGCGGCGTCAATGGAGGGCATCTCGCTGATCGACGAGGACGGCCGCGTCGCGCCGTTCGACGCGGAGACGATCAAGACGGAGACGATGAGCTTCTGCTACGCGATGACGCCCATCTTCGGCGCGAACAGCTCCAGGTGCGTGTGCGGAGGGCATGGAGGCTGCGTTGGttaattgattgattattAGCTAGGCGAATTAATCTGCATGTCTGATCTTCGATTGATTTGAGGTGTTTATTTGCGTGCTCGGTTAATTTGGTTGTTACTCAGAGCAAGccaataatatagccaacaagctgacTATAAGAGCATTCCTAACaactcatttaaatttgatcattcatatctttatttggatgattatctaaagCATTTTCATTCTTCATATCTgcttgtactccagcagatcgtCCATATATGGtattctctatatctctttggaggatggaaaGATATTATCCAAATATTTGACTATAAGAGCATCCTCAACAGCTCATATAAATTTGGCCATCCATATCTTGATTttggataatcatctaaaGCATTTTCATCATTCATGTCTCTTTATACACCAGCAGATCGTCCATATATAAAATCCTCTATATCTGTTTGGAGGATgaagagagatcatccaaatacgAAGGTTCtttcttctaatatggatgatatccaaaaatagatgatagaatGACCATTCTTTTGGAGTCAATTTGTAATgttcctctattttcaggatagaggatgagatagatgagctgttagggatgctctaaggctccttagagcaactccaacagctCTCCATCCATCCgggttttcaaattttagcaatttgaCATATCCTCTCGTTCCCGTcggccgccaccgtcgcccgcgccgtgccCTCAGCAGTGAGGCACCGGACGACGCATGGGCGGCGCGGGAGGGCACGAccggcgtggcgcgggcgTCGCAGGTTGGCGCGGCGCAGGGGCGCGGCCGGCGCTGGCGTCGTGGCTCGGAAGGGGTGGCGTGGCTGTCAGGGCACAGGGCGACGAGAATGACGAGACTGACTTCAATCTGGTTCGATTTCCCTCAACTTCCAACTGTTTTGATGACAACATATGTTTTTGGCAAGTGGAATTTTCCTAACTATTGGagataaatcaatttttcctTTACCATATTGGTTACAAACTTGCTAAAAGACTAGATTTGGGAAACGGAATTTGGGTTACCGTTGGAATTGCTcttatagtcttctcttagccTACTCATATAGCAGTTAGCTATTTATCATTAATCAGGACCCATATGTTTCTCACATAATTTCTTGGTTCTTATAtccaagctagctataagattACAACCCACCACTCCTCTCTTTCAtccactctctcctccacataagcacCTAGCTAGTAGCCTCCTATTATACTTGCCTTTGGCTTCAAAGTTCTAAAAAACCCAGGAGTAATTGAAGGCTAGCTGTGCCTTTGGCTTTGAAGTTTTAAAACATAACAATGATTCCGTTTTGTCTAATGGAGAAAGAATTTTGCACGTATCGTTTTTCTAGTCTCGCCTGTTTTATTCCAAGTAGATTccagaaaattaaaactaaaatatcaaCGATTAATAGTCTAGTGATAATATCATGTATATAGGTTCTAAAATGCACGTAGAGACGGATTTTAATATAGGTTTAGGGTTGTCAGGTCAATAGCCCGGCTGGTTGGGTTTCTATATATTTGGTTGTGCATAGTAAAGTATAGAAATTTGCAAACGTGCcactataattttgtaaagttagaAATAAGTCattggtatctcaatgacataTGAGACCCGCACgagtcaatgacatgtgggtcgaGATGGCATATCtcctattttatcaaattataatgacatctttgtaatttttctaaaGTATATGGATAGGAAGCACATTGGAACAAACCGGACCAGGTCAGCggttcgataaaaaaaaccacaacGGACACACACTTAAACCGTTATGGATCACTTGAACCGGCCGGTTTTCTCATAAACTGGGAAACAAACCAGTCTGGTTAGACTGGACAGGCACGCAGCAGTGATGGAAATGACCAGTTCAAGGCCCATCTAGCCTAGCTTGAAGGCCCGGAACACCATGTGTTGTCCCACAAAATAAGTACAAAAAGGTGTGGAGGGGAGGATTCAATCCCTCGATCATTGGTTCGAGTGTGAGGACAtcccaaagcctaggtggtgTAACGCTCCGAGACATATTAGCGCGAAATATCTGAATGGATGGGGTCTCAAATAAAACCCAAATAGTTACAGTAACCATCCAACCTTATCGCAGAACCCGACATGTGTTGAAGAGAGCACTACAAATGCTCTAAGCCAttggatatgaaatagaagacacaACTATTGGAATAGCCACaccagtcatctacgtcatacgctCGTCAATCACTTGATGGTGGCgaccaaaagcgtaccccaaagactcgatctcaacaaaggcatattctccggttatctcaaccatttcaaacccatcctcatgtggaACTAGTCgcccaggaatgcaacatagtctcatataaatcatctcaagcatgatatctaaataataagtggttctaagcataaagcataaatagtcttaataagtttctaagtagtacttggcgacaaACCATACATGttggttcatgcggtaagcgtgctacccaaaagcccaaaggcaaaccggctagggtaaatccctagttagaaccatcctagaaatcacaagctgcatcaaactcctTATCCAAACAGTCATTACCTAGAGCAGAGTCTGTGGGAAAAACAAGTAAACGGAAGtaagaaatcagtacattaatcaaattaatgtactggcaagtcggtgacaaccctagcatgctacatgttggccatatTCAAGGATATGCTATGTATAGGTtaattttgcataaatgccaATTTTAGTTCACAGCATGGTTCACaacgaaaattttataacaatagtatagagtaagtaaagcttgtaatgtaaatgaataaataacacgcATCTACCCCTCAATatagatcatcaccacttaccatcatatcatcaccattcaccgaactttacccaagttcaccaacaaaacattccaaccatttttcaagatcacaagagtttatcaaaatcacaaactatactcatgacacttcaccatgccgctcatgaccgtgagcacggctaatcgtTTAGTttagactctgcagaggttgtacaacttttaagcccacataatatggatcgctctagttcgtccgatacccgtcggtatcaccacactctacacattgagtgtgatctagaggtcataacgaaaccgttacattgtttattgtctagccttgcactAGCACGATGTatgttttacccacgctactagcaaagtagcgccactaggtagcgggcccaTGCTTTAACCTAGCGTCATAAGGAACCCTACCCagaatccctcacgaggcacgaCACCATTGTATTGGATATACTAcccgctcaaatcatcacataccatatgtcattaatcaatttaaacatatcacaaaccataggaagttctgataagttaccaaaatcCGGTAACCCATACTCTCTggcctaccaagatgcaaggctaaagtctaaacaacttaataggttaaggccagcccatacttagcacatgtggcttgtactgttttcattagttggtgacatagagtgaggtccttaatcgatccgggcgaacgctccccctatcggtgTACAACTAccaccatatgtacaccactcgccgcccaagtctaaaaacaaattatctccattttcagttcacaatactcacacatttaaaattctgtccagcagcgccaaaataaccatttttacatataacatttatcaaaacgAGTAATTTGCAAGGCGGTAACtgaatataagcatatagcggtAAATATAGGCATAGTATAATCCGAAAGAATACAATAATTGTATTCAAAAGCACCCTATAgttacaaccagcaaggattcaatattttcaAGGTGGATTATGCAGCAATTgggtcatatctaccattcccatatttatataatttctttttaccaaaattaatactagctaacgtatgcatatttgcaatagaatcatttagcccaataaaacttaggatcaaagtggtcaaaggaggggctgacttgccttcgCCTGCAAACACCAAAACCTGGTCGTCAACAAACTCACCATCTTCTTCGGcgtattcttcctctatacaaaatacgcgtatatgataaatacaaaaatgcataaaaacgaaaaatacaTGAGACTTATGTAGTAAGTGTGTGCTGGTCTTAGGTGGTctctagtgaagaaatttttattttgtcactttgttttacagagatatacatttaataattaaaaaggtttaaaaagggctaagttttattaaacaACATTTTTGTAAAGAAGTAAAGAAAATtccttttacaaagttacagagaatgattttagaaaattaacagaagtggtttcacaattgTTAGAGCTatattcaatttgttatgaatttaACAAGTTCTAGGCAACATTtagggcaaaacaaaaataaaggaaaactttgtacaaaaagtactaagttttataattttttttaaaatatttcacaGTTTTATGGATCTAACAAaattggtttcacaattttcggagttaaaatgaattttctacaaattttttaagttctgCTCCATTTCAACACATGCTGAATACGGTTTTCATTAAGAGCCCTCGGACTTTTCGAAAATTATAGATCAGTCCAAGCTACAGCGCTCTGAGTCCTACTGTTTTACAAAATAGGCCCTagctttagtcgaattctccTAAGGAGGTCCCTGGCCGGGCTCACTGAAGGGGCAGCCATCGGTGAGTTGGGTTTTTGGCTCGCTGGCGACGATCGGTGGCCCAAATCGATTCGAgctcaaaagagaaaatatagagggGTTCTTGCGCATctgtgagtggtggtggtgagggaaatGGTGGTCCATAGCCCGTGGAACATGAGCTACAACAGCAGTGTATCTCGGTATgtccatgcatgtgcttgcaATGGCTTgttagtgcatgcaagggcTCGGTTAGTGCAAAAGAGTTAGTGCAAGAGCTGTCTCAAGTTACtagggtgctcaccaagcgaAGAAACGGAGGAAACAAGATCCACGGAAGCGTCGGagacggtggccggcggcgatgtcggTGACGCCCACCACGTGTTCGATAGATTGCTTCTAGGGCAAAAGAGGCACCGATGAGCTCGGCGTGATACGTAAATCACATTCCATAAgatggaagagagagggaCTCACCGGGGATGGAGAACGACGATGCCTAAGTTGCCGGTGCCGGGAAAGATGGCCGAGCTCCGGGCATTCTGGGCATGGGATGCATTTGCTCGGACTTGGAACACGGTGTGGGGTGTATGCCCTTGCTCCTGGCGCGTTGGCTTGGCAAATAAGCAAGGGTCGAGTGGgaggagtgagagagagaggtggctgTGCTATGATGGGGTTAGTTCGGCTCCCATTGGGCATGGAGTGCGGTGCCtgctgtgaggagagagtgggaggctgccatgtgaGTCCTAGggggtgtggagcccacttgcAAGTGAAAGAAATTCGAAAActggcttggaggctaagtcaAGTAGAGTTGGCTGCAAAGGATCTTTGGAGAGGATTTAAGGGAGATTTTGTACAGCAAAAAACCTGGGCAAGTGATCCTCTTGGTCGGGGGTTATGTGGAGAGTAAAAGTGCTTAAGTGGTTTGGGTTAGAAATCTCTGGTTTAGGCTTGATGGAGTGATAAACATGGGTTGACAGCATGGTTAGCAGCCGTTGACAGTGCAGTTAGCAGTTGATTCGATTTttggagaaagaagaaagggTTAGAGAGTGATCCAAGGTGTGCCCCTCCTCAGGGTGTTAGgaaagttagtagaagactttggctgaaacaaaacttcaaaaggaggttttgaaataaattttatagagagagcaagtttgaatctgCTAAGGAGGTTTTAGGAATTTAgagaaattaaaatagatcaaagagatagcaaaccttaatgaacatttttgaaaatttgaaggTTGATTTCTAacatatcaaggtattttttagaatttttgtagaatttttggatgcatataattaccaaattaattatttttgtgactctaagcctattattgcatgtgatgatgagatgattaagatccaaaaacaattaaaaccACTCAACAACCACATGATGTATTtatgttaaatttagttctcgggtttacgggCTTGGCTGGCTTCTAGCCATCCTACCTCACGAGGGTCTGTGTTCAagggtaaaaataaattgtatattAACTTCATGAACCATGATTCGACCACCGGTTCACTGGTCGGATCATCAAATTGGTGAACCAAGAGTTTGTCTGGGTCATTCGCCgatttgacattttttctatAGGATGTGTTTGATTACTAGAATGCTTAACTAGGCTAATACATcgtctaaaatttttatcttacaTGTCCTTTATGCACTGGATGGCATAAGAAAACATGACTGCACCTCTTCTTGATGTGCTCCTTTAGTAAACAATGCTAGCAGCACTTGGCTATTGATTGGAACCataacctataatttttttagatgattacTCTTGCAAAATGGAGATTTAGAAGGAATGGCAGTAAAGGCTTCttagaaatcatatttttatcgGCATGGAACATATGGAAGTAGAGAAACAGACTAATATTTGAGAATATTAATCCATCGTTCCAATCATGGAAGACATTGTTTTCGAAAGAGCGTCTTCTGCATCTTAGAATAAAGGATCACTTAAAACAATCTGTTTTTGATTGGTTACAAACTTTACAGTCTTCATAAGTTTGGTCATACCATGAACACTTGTAATTTCCATTTATTAATGAAATTACACTGCTAGACAAAGTGCTGGCAGTTTTCTGgtcaaaaaatacatcgtctAGGCTTATCTAAGGCAGGATATCAGATGAAAAGGCATGTGTTGCCACACTACCCTGTCAGGAATTTCCTACTTTGGATGTTCTAATGTTggtgtgtttcttttttcatttctttgttGGTTGGTTGTACATGAAGGCCTTATTTCATGATTTAGCCTATTTTGTACTTTTTGGGGATAGCCTATTTTGTACTGTTGGGGGGCACCGGACGATAAACCTTACCACccgtatatatgttttgatttatttgtttttaaaaatgtttttaaatttatttgtacaaAGCTCATATGTGTAAAGGTTTTATGCGCATgtgtacaaaatatatatctatgtataaatttttctatTGTCATAAAGTTGTAgacataaaatttttctcgGCCAACGTAACATGCTAATGAATACATTTCATATACCCTATGTACAAAGTTTTCATGTATAGACCCTTTTAATGTATAAACTTCTCtatatgatttcttttttggtgAGTTTACATGCCGCtgaattaatttcaaatttatatgtacaacattgatgtctaaaaattttctatgtatatatagctggtcatcttttggctaatacgaaaaataaataaaacgacTTATTAACgataaaagaataatttataggtaaaactttatatatgtattcgtaTCGATGTATACACaaagaccgaaaaataaactacgataaaacaaaccacaaaatgaactaaaattaaaaactctaaaatcaacttcaaatttaagattgactattaaagttttgacttataaacataagcaaaagcgaaagtTAGGACCGTAGGTGTATCGGGGACTAGCCTAATCAATTAATCTTAGTAGCAAAAATTTGTACTTAATTTACAAAACTCTCATATGTcgttttatttcaaaatacaaatattacacacataaaaaataattgtatagATAAACTTTGTATGTACAAATTTTGTACACGTGATATTTACATGTACAAGCATTCTGCCCATGCATTACAATGGGtgtttactttaaaaatatcattaacatgttattaacattattttcttttatatattattttttaattgctacatatttgttattaaaatatgaaaagtctttttcttctc from Oryza brachyantha chromosome 12, ObraRS2, whole genome shotgun sequence encodes:
- the LOC102700295 gene encoding uncharacterized protein LOC102700295; this encodes MDHELKLKEKRLHLGDLLEVIGAPRRPPLQRVPGDGGHPGAAATACCPELAGVASAPAAALPLRTQPIGQARWWGLELEAAVRTWFGNDLHPNVGYGGKSYDALHATYEGSYFGFVTTMDVYGFQINNGQRIVSSIWIVNRGGNDGDEKNEIMIGWQVFPQMYGDSNTHFFTHWTRDSTRTTGCYDMKCPGFELTPGSPLAPGDVIRPVSDVNGARQKITIKVFRDKPTGNWWKHYGFNRASAAMGYYPASLFTTLTEKATNILFGGSALAVDGVPSPAMGSGSLPSIMSDRAASMEGISLIDEDGRVAPFDAETIKTETMSFCYAMTPIFGANSSRCVCGGHGGCVG